One segment of Xanthomonas oryzae pv. oryzae DNA contains the following:
- a CDS encoding Na+/H+ antiporter subunit C: MELAVASAIGVLTALAIYLLLRARSFDVILGMTFLSYATNLLIFACGRLRSGQAPVLREGVPAELMHHTDPLPQALVLTAIVIAFAMTAVCLVLAIRSRSDNHSDHVDAHEDATTGMDTREARR, encoded by the coding sequence ATGGAATTGGCAGTCGCAAGCGCGATCGGCGTCCTCACTGCATTGGCGATCTATCTGCTGCTGCGCGCGCGCAGTTTCGATGTGATTCTGGGCATGACCTTTTTGTCATACGCGACCAACCTGCTGATTTTCGCCTGCGGACGCTTACGCAGCGGTCAAGCACCGGTGTTGCGCGAGGGTGTGCCTGCCGAACTGATGCATCACACCGACCCGCTCCCGCAAGCCTTGGTACTGACCGCCATCGTGATTGCGTTCGCGATGACCGCCGTGTGCCTGGTGCTGGCGATCCGCAGCCGTAGCGACAACCACAGCGATCACGTGGATGCGCACGAAGACGCCACCACCGGCATGGATACGCGCGAGG